The following coding sequences are from one Triticum aestivum cultivar Chinese Spring chromosome 5A, IWGSC CS RefSeq v2.1, whole genome shotgun sequence window:
- the LOC123106929 gene encoding endoglucanase 4, with translation MGSSKACMSTHLIAVLCLVAGARSAAAFNYADALDKAVLFFEAQRSGKLPPGQRVAWRADSALSDGNASNVDLVGGYYDAGDNVKFGLPMAFTVTMLSWSVVEFGGAMPGGQLANAEAAVRWGADYLLKAATATPGALYVQVADPYQDHRCWERPEDMDTPRAAYKVTSQSPGSDVAGETAAALAAASVVFRARDPAYSSKLLRAARQVFDFADRYRGSYSNSLSSVVCPFYCSYSGYQDELLWAATWLHLASSPSPSSQGMYMSYINSNGHNLGAEQDSYTVSWDDKRAATKVLLSKVLLQNRVEGLRTYKAHADKYICSLVPGAGGFQSQYTPGGLLFKEGDSNMEYVTSTAFLLLTYAKYLGSTGGAASCGSTAVTPSTLVSLAKKQVDYILGANPAGMSYMVGFGARYPRRVHHRGASMPSVRDHPGRIGCDEGFHYLHSSDPDRNVLVGAVVGGPDQSDSYSDNRDNYAQAEPSTYTNAPLVGALAFFAGPRTA, from the exons ATGGGATCCTCCAAAGCTTGCATGTCGACTCACCTGATCGCCGTCCTCTGCCTGGTCGCCGGTGCGCGCAGCGCCGCGGCGTTCAACTACGCGGACGCCCTCGACAAGGCGGTCCTCTTCTTCGAGGCGCAGCGCTCGGGGAAGCTGCCGCCGGGCCAACGCGTGGCGTGGCGCGCCGACTCCGCCCTGTCCGATGGCAACGCCTCCAAT GTGGACCTTGTCGGCGGCTACTACGACGCCGGGGACAACGTCAAGTTCGGCCTGCCCATGGCGTTCACGGTGACCATGCTGTCGTGGAGCGTGGTGGAGTTCGGCGGCGCGATGCCGGGCGGCCAGCTCGCCAACGCCGAGGCGGCGGTGCGGTGGGGCGCCGACTACCTGCTCaaggcggcgacggcgacgccggGCGCGCTGTACGTGCAGGTGGCGGACCCGTACCAGGACCACCGGTGCTGGGAGCGGCCGGAGGACATGGACACGCCGCGCGCCGCGTACAAGGTGACGTCCCAGAGCCCCGGGTCGGACGTGGCCGGCGAGACCGCGGCGGCACTGGCCGCGGCCTCCGTGGTGTTCCGGGCCCGCGACCCGGCCTACTCGTCCAAGCTGCTCCGCGCCGCTCGGCAGGTGTTTGATTTCGCGGACCGGTACCGGGGCTCCTACAGCAACTCGCTCAGCTCCGTTGTGTGTCCCTTCTACTGCTCCTACTCCGGCTACCAG GACGAGCTCCTTTGGGCGGCGACGTGGCTGCACCtggcgtcgtcgccgtcgccgagctcgcaaGGCATGTACATGTCGTACATCAACTCCAACGGGCACAATCTGGGCGCGGAGCAAGACAGCTACACCGTCAGCTGGGACGACAAGCGCGCCGCCACCAAAGTCCTCCTCTCCAAGGTGTTGCTGCAGAACCGGGTGGAGGGCTTGCGCACGTACAAGGCGCACGCCGACAAATACATCTGCTCCCTCGTCCCCGGCGCCGGCGGCTTCCAGTCGCAGTACACGCCAGGAGGCCTCCTGTTCAAGGAAGGAGATAGCAACATGGAGTACGTGACCTCCACGGCCTTCCTGCTCCTCACCTACGCCAAGTACCTCGGCTCCACCGGCGGCGCCGCCTCCTGCGGCTCCACCGCCgtcacgccctccaccctcgtctcGCTCGCCAAGAAGCAG GTGGACTACATCCTGGGCGCGAACCCGGCGGGGATGTCGTACATGGTGGGGTTCGGGGCGCGGTACCCGAGGCGCGTGCACCACCGGGGCGCCTCCATGCCATCGGTGCGCGACCACCCTGGCCGCATCGGCTGCGACGAGGGGTTCCACTACCTGCACTCGTCCGACCCGGACCGCAACGTGCTCGTCGGCGCCGTCGTCGGCGGCCCCGACCAGAGCGACAGCTACTCCGACAACCGCGACAACTATGCGCAGGCCGAGCCGTCCACCTACACCAACGCGCCGCTCGTCGGCGCCCTCGCCTTCTTCGCGGGGCCACGCACGGCATAG